A DNA window from Macadamia integrifolia cultivar HAES 741 chromosome 4, SCU_Mint_v3, whole genome shotgun sequence contains the following coding sequences:
- the LOC122077250 gene encoding uncharacterized protein LOC122077250 codes for MALWLSVTSLRSSMFCFHQTSSFPLYSFVDKKAISRRSIRTRALREWQEYEDAVKEKDLARALRFLKSLEGLSIQSSASPTPASISPILTPADDLKLFRTERDWEVLDTCLNADDMKLVGSAYAFLKDRGFLPTFGKCRNIVLEGPRDVTPTVLKSSTGLEVSKLSPKKWGLSGSSSTALFAFLGGVSYLLFQGIDIRPNLATILVLAMLDAVFLGGCCLAQISSYWPPYRRRILVHEAGHLLTAYLMGCPIRGVILDPIVAMQMGIQGQAGTQFWDEKLEKEFSEGRLSTAAFDRYCMVLFAGIAAEALVYGEAEGGENDENLFRSICLLLEPPLSIAQMSNQARWSVLQSFNLLKWHRHVHRAAVKALERGCTLSGVIRSIEEAMPTNR; via the exons ATGGCCCTCTGGCTTTCTGTCACAAGCTTGCGATCTTCTATGTTCTGTTTCCATCAAACGTCATCTTTTCCTCTCTACTCATTCGTAGATAAGAAAGCGATTTCTAGGAGAAGCATCAGGACCAGAGCTTTGAGAGAATGGCAGGAATATGAAGATGCAGTGAAGGAAAAAGACCTCGCCAGAGCTCTTAGATTCTTGAAATCTCTGGAGGGCCTCTCAATTCAATCCTCTGCTTCTCCTACGCCGGCTTCTATCTCTCCAATTCTTACTCCGGCTGATGATTTAAAGTTATTTCGGACGGAGCGGGACTGGGAAGTTTTGGATACGTGCTTGAATGCTGACGATATGAAGCTTGTGGGAAGTGCTTATGCGTTTCTTAAGGACAGAGGATTCTTGCCCACTTTCGGAAAATGCAGGAATATag TTCTGGAGGGTCCAAGAGATGTTACACCAACAGTTTTGAAGTCTTCAACTGGTTTGGAAG TGTCTAAGCTTTCTCCAAAAAAGTGGGGTCTTTCTGGAAGCTCGAGTACTGCTTTATTTGCTTTTCTTGGTGGTGTATCCTATCTGCTGTTTCAAGGAATAGATATAAGGCCTAACCTTGCAACCATACTAGTGCTAGCCATGCTAGATGCTGTGTTTCTTGGAGGATGCTGTTTGGCTCAAATCTCCAGTTATTGGCCTCCATATAGGCGTCGGATTCTTGTTCATGAAGCAGGGCACCTTCTCACCG CATACCTTATGGGCTGCCCAATCCGTGGGGTGATTTTAGACCCAATTGTTGCAATGCAGATGGGAATCCAAGGACAG GCAGGAACTCAGTTTTGGGATGAGAAGTTGGAGAAGGAGTTTTCAGAAGGCAGGCTTAGCACTGCTGCCTTTGACAG GTACTGCATGGTTCTTTTTGCTGGAATTGCAGCTGAAGCTCTTGTATATGGAGAAGCTGAGGGTGGAGAAAATGATGAGAATCTGTTTAGAAGTATCTGTCTTCTTCTGGAACCCCCATTGTCTATTGCACAG ATGTCAAATCAGGCAAGGTGGTCGGTTCTACAGTCATTTAACCTTCTCAAGTGGCATAGACATGTTCATCGTGCTGCTGTTAAGGCCCTAGAAAGGGGCTGCACTCTTAGTGGAGTTATTAGGAGTATCGAGGAAGCCATGCCTACTAATAGATGA